CGAGGCGGTATGACCGCGGCGCCGTACAGGGACGGGGCGGGCCTCCCGGTTCACCTGGGCCGGGAACTGGGGCGGGGCGGTCAGGGCACCGTGTACGAGGTGACGGGCCGCCCGGGCGCGGTGGCCAAGATCTACCTCCAGAAGCCCGAGCACGAGACGGTCGAGAAGCTGAGCGCCCTGACGCTGGCCAGCCAACCCCTGCTGCTGGACATCAGCGCGTGGCCGCAGTCGACGCTCCGGGACCCTTCCGGGCAGGTGCACGGTTTCGTCATGCCGCTGGTGGACGAGTCCGAGTACCTCGAACTCCACAACCTCTACCGCATCACGTCCCGCCGTCAGCACTTTCCGTCGGCGGACTGGCGCTTCCTGGTGCGGGTCGCGCGGAACGTGGCCCGCGCCTTCAAGGCGCTGCACCATCACGGGCACCTGATGGGCGACGTCAGTTCGCGCAACGTCCTGGCGTCGAAGACGGCGACGGTGCGCTTCATCGACACGGACTCCTTCCAGATCCGGGTCGGCGGGCGGGTCTACCCCTGCCCGGTGGGGACGGCGGAATTCACCCCGCCGGAACTGCAGGGGAAGCGGTTCGGCGGCCTTGTCCGCACCGCCGAGCATGACCTCTTCGGCCTCGCCCTGCTGGTCTTCCACCTGCTGTTCGACGGGCGGCACCCCTACGCCGGGGTCCACGACAATGGAGCGATGCCGAGCCCCGCCGAGGCGATCGCGGCGGACAAGTTCGCGTACTCCCTCCAGCACCGCCACGGGGTGAGGCCCCCACCGTTCACGATCACCCTGGATGGGGTGCATCCGGGCCTGCGAGACCTCTTCGAGCGGGCCTTCTCCCCCCGGCACCAGGGTCGCCCGACCGCGGGCGAATGGGAACAGACGCTGGCGGAGCTGGAAAGGAACATCACGACCTGCGGCAAGAACGCGGCGCACAAGCATGACCGCCGCCTGCCCTGCCCCTGGTGCACCGTCCTCCCCGCCAACGCGCAGGCGGCGACCGCGAAGAGCGGGATCCCGGCGGGGGCCAAGCGCATCGACGTCGAGGGCGAACTCAACCGGATCTGGGCGGGTCTGCAAGCCATTCCAGTACCCCCCGCCCCCGCGGCGATTGTCCTGAGCACGCCGCCCACCCCGCTGCCCCTCCCCGCGATGCCCGCATTGGCCGCGCCGCCCCCCGAGCCGTCGCTCGCCCCGCTGCCACCCAGGACGCCCGTCACTCCCCCGCAGGCTTTCTCGAAGTCAGCGGTCGTCTGGGGCATCGCGGCCACCCTCCTCTGTCTGTCCAGCCTGGTCCAAGGGGGATGGCTCGCGGCGGTCTTCTTCGCGGTCGTCGCCGTCTACAACTTCCAGCGGAACTCCCCGGAGAAGGTCAGAGCTCGGCAACAGAAGCAGTTGGCCGAGCGGACCGTCCGGCACGAGAGGGAGCGCCAGGAGGCCGAGGCCCGGCGGGTCCAGGAGTTCCAGCAGCTCTCCGCCCTGCGGGAGAAGGCCATCGGCCAGAACAAGGAGCATCAGAAGCAGACGTACCTCAAGCTCCTGAGCCAGGCCCTGCTGGAACAGCAACTGGAGGCCAATGCGCTGCGCAAGAAGGTCGCCAACGCCTACGCCCGCCAGGCCGCGGAGAGCGCCCAGGGGAAGCACCAGGCGGCCGTGAAGCGCTTGCAGACCCTGCGTGAGGAGTTGCGGTCGTTGGACCGCCAGGAACAGGTCGAGTTGCAGCGCACGCTGGAGCGGCACCGCCAGCCGATGCTCGAGCAACACCTGGCCCGGTTTCCGATCAAACCCGGCGACGTACAGGGAATCGGCTCCTCCATCATCGCCAACCTGAATGCCCGCGGGGTATACACCGCGAAAGACATCACCCCGGATGTCCACTACATCAAGGGCGTCGGGCCCAAGAAGCAGATGGACCTGCTGGCGTGGCGGGACACGCTGGAGCAGTTCTTCCAGTTCGACCCGGCCCGGGTGCCCCCCAGCGCCTTCGATGCCGTGCGGGTGCAGTTCGACCAGCAGCGCGTCACGCGGCTGAAACAGCTCGAGGACGAGGTCGCGCAACTCAGGCGGGACGTTGCGACCTGGCAGCAGGCCGAGGCGGCGGTCGAGGCCGAACTCCGGGACCTGAAATTCAGGCTGGCGCAGCGGGAGAAGACGATCGAAGTTATTCAAACAGGTGCTCTTCACCTGGGCTGAGGTGGTATGGACGGCGCGAACGAGCAATTGAAAAGGGTGTTGCAGCTGGCCCTGCACAGCCCCTTCGAGGGGGAGCGGGCCAAGGCCGCCGCCCTGCTGGTCCAGAGGCTTCAAAGGGCGGGCCTCACCCTGTCGGACCTGGACCCGAGCTTCGGGGCGGACGACGGGGAGAACGCGCTGCGACAGCGGGCCGACCTGCCTTACGAGTTCGAGGTCACGTTGAAGAGTCGTGAGGAGGCGCTGCTGTACCACGGCCTGCTTCAGCGCTCCGCGTCGTCGTCCGCTGTCTGGCTCGAAAGCCATCGCCTACTCTGTACCGCTTCACCTACAGCAAAGCAGAGTGCGGACGACCTGTTTGCGAAGCACATGGCTTCGCTTCAGAGGAGGCTGGCCGAGGCCCAGCAACGGGCGATGCGGGAGTACAACGACAGACGCAAGGTGCTGTTCGAGCAGGCGGTGGTCGAGGAGTTGCGACAGGCTGACCTGTAGGTGTTCCTCCGGGTCATTCCCGGCTCCAGCACGCCGTCAGGCGCATGAGCCTTGAGGGTCGGAGCAGCGCGGAGCCGAGAAAACTGGAGACGGCATCAACAGCTACCGTCTCCATCACTTTTGCCACACGTGGGGGCCACTCCCAGCAGGAGTGGCCCCGGTGCCCGATCCGGGGCTACTGAGCGAACTTAAAGTTCGCGCGGTGCTCAGTGCCGTCCGCCAGCTTTACTTTAAGTTGACGGCAACTTCCCGCCCCCGCCCCGGCTGGACGACCTCGCCGTTCGACCCGTGGCGGGGCGTAGGGTGGGGGCGCATGTCAGCCCCCCGCCGAGAAATTCCACTTCACGTCGTCGGTGCCGTGGCTCTGGCCCTCCAGGGCATCTACATCTCCTCGTATGGCCCGTCGTATCCCCAGCTCCTCCGGCACTTCGACCTCTCCCAGGCGGAGGTCGGCCTGATCGCCAGCGCCAACTTCCTCGGCTCCACCCTCGCCGTCCTGAGCGCGACATGGTTGATCGGGCGTCTCGGCACGCGACGCCTCTTGATAGTCGCGCCGCTTCTCCTCGCGGTGGGGGCCATCGGAATCGGACTCACCCCCACCTGGAGCCTCGCCCTGCTGTTCGCCCTCATCGCTGGCGCCGGGGCGGGGAGTGTCACCAGCGGCATCAACATCTCGCTGGCCAGCCTGCCCGACCGTTCCGCGCCCATCCTCAACGCCGTCAACGCCATGTTCGGGCTGGGATGCGTCCTCGGACCGCTCCTGGTCGCGCTGCTTCCCGGTGGCGCCGTCCGCTGGCCGTTCATCGTCGTCGGCGGGCTGGCCTTCGTCGTCCTCGCCTGTGCCCGCCAGCTTCCCAGGGTCACGCCGACCTCACCTCCCCGGGACACGGCGGTCCGGGCGAAGCGCGGGGTCACCCTGTTCACGGTGCTGCTCGTCCTGTACGTGATGACCGAGGTGGGGGCGGGAAGCTGGATGACCACCCACCTCGCCCCAGGGCTGGGAGCGAGGACCGCCGCCGCGCTGGTCAGCGGCTTCTGGCTGGCCTTCATGCTGGGCCGCTTCGCCGGGGCCCCGCTGGCCGCGCGCTTCCCACCCCAGATCCTGGTTCCGGGGGCGGCCCTCGTGGCGGTCCTGGCGGCCGGACTCGCGACCCTGCCGGGCCTCCAGGTGCTCGCCTACGTCCTGCTGGGCTTCGTCCTGGGTCCGATCTTCCCCACGACCGTCGCCTGGTACGGGCAGCACCTGACGCCCCGGCGGCTCCCCATCGCGCTGGCCGGAGGCTCCATCGGTGCGGTGATGGTGCAACCCCTGATGGGCGCCGCGGTGAACAGCTTCGGCGTCTCGGCCATTCCCGTCACGTTGGTGGCGCTCGCGGGCTGCACGCTAGCCCTCTCGGTGTGGGTCCGCTGGTTCCAGCGGGGAGTGGAGGCCGACACAGCGACGACCTGAGGGGACTGTCGCGGAGGCTGGACCGCTTCCACCTCTCCTCGGCGTGCGTAGCCTCCGGACTCGCTATCTCGCGCAGTCAGAGCGAACATCCCGACTGCCTTGGCGGGGAAAACCCTTGCCAGCAGGAGGAACCGTACGGCAGGACGATGAGACAACGGCGAGGGCTGCGTCAAGCAACTTC
Above is a genomic segment from Deinococcus apachensis DSM 19763 containing:
- a CDS encoding protein kinase domain-containing protein produces the protein MTAAPYRDGAGLPVHLGRELGRGGQGTVYEVTGRPGAVAKIYLQKPEHETVEKLSALTLASQPLLLDISAWPQSTLRDPSGQVHGFVMPLVDESEYLELHNLYRITSRRQHFPSADWRFLVRVARNVARAFKALHHHGHLMGDVSSRNVLASKTATVRFIDTDSFQIRVGGRVYPCPVGTAEFTPPELQGKRFGGLVRTAEHDLFGLALLVFHLLFDGRHPYAGVHDNGAMPSPAEAIAADKFAYSLQHRHGVRPPPFTITLDGVHPGLRDLFERAFSPRHQGRPTAGEWEQTLAELERNITTCGKNAAHKHDRRLPCPWCTVLPANAQAATAKSGIPAGAKRIDVEGELNRIWAGLQAIPVPPAPAAIVLSTPPTPLPLPAMPALAAPPPEPSLAPLPPRTPVTPPQAFSKSAVVWGIAATLLCLSSLVQGGWLAAVFFAVVAVYNFQRNSPEKVRARQQKQLAERTVRHERERQEAEARRVQEFQQLSALREKAIGQNKEHQKQTYLKLLSQALLEQQLEANALRKKVANAYARQAAESAQGKHQAAVKRLQTLREELRSLDRQEQVELQRTLERHRQPMLEQHLARFPIKPGDVQGIGSSIIANLNARGVYTAKDITPDVHYIKGVGPKKQMDLLAWRDTLEQFFQFDPARVPPSAFDAVRVQFDQQRVTRLKQLEDEVAQLRRDVATWQQAEAAVEAELRDLKFRLAQREKTIEVIQTGALHLG
- a CDS encoding MFS transporter, with translation MSAPRREIPLHVVGAVALALQGIYISSYGPSYPQLLRHFDLSQAEVGLIASANFLGSTLAVLSATWLIGRLGTRRLLIVAPLLLAVGAIGIGLTPTWSLALLFALIAGAGAGSVTSGINISLASLPDRSAPILNAVNAMFGLGCVLGPLLVALLPGGAVRWPFIVVGGLAFVVLACARQLPRVTPTSPPRDTAVRAKRGVTLFTVLLVLYVMTEVGAGSWMTTHLAPGLGARTAAALVSGFWLAFMLGRFAGAPLAARFPPQILVPGAALVAVLAAGLATLPGLQVLAYVLLGFVLGPIFPTTVAWYGQHLTPRRLPIALAGGSIGAVMVQPLMGAAVNSFGVSAIPVTLVALAGCTLALSVWVRWFQRGVEADTATT